In Dioscorea cayenensis subsp. rotundata cultivar TDr96_F1 chromosome 11, TDr96_F1_v2_PseudoChromosome.rev07_lg8_w22 25.fasta, whole genome shotgun sequence, a single genomic region encodes these proteins:
- the LOC120272528 gene encoding brefeldin A-inhibited guanine nucleotide-exchange protein 5 → MAGAAGGFVTRSFESMLKECSGKKYGTLQKAIQTYLDSAKEIRQESNLSNANQAVTEDKSTERREAEKEKNDASDEQSISATGEIETLTETQEIREPITTALASAGHTLEASQAELVLQPLRLAFESKNIKLVEPALDCLHKLIAYDHLEGDPGLEGGKNSPLFTDILSMVCGSVDNLSSDSTILQVLKVLLTAVASMKFRVHGEPLLGVIRICYNIALNSKSPINQATSKAMLTQMISIVFRRMESDQVPILSSSGPGHSEPASASSIQSNNGEISVDEQEEKNITLGDALSMNREKGTPASVEELQNLAGGADIKGLEAVLDKAVHLENGVKIARGIDLESMNIGHRDALLLFRTLCKMGMKEESDEVTTKTRLLSLELLQGLLEGVSQSFTKNFHFIDSVKAYLSYALLRASVSSSPVVFQHATGIFTVLLLRFRESLKGEIGIFFPIIILRSLDGSDSSLSQRTSVLRMLEKVCKDPQMLADIFVNYDCDIDAPNLFERMVNGLSRIAQGTLSADPNSVTASQTASIKGSSLQCLVNVLKSLVDWEKLRGESKKHGNITKSPAEKAFAQESDELKNREDGPNQFQKAKAHKSTMEAAMSEFNRKPVKGIECLLSNKLVENSASSVAQFLKNTPSLDKAMIGEYLGQHEEFPLAVMHAYVDSMKFTGLKFDTAIREFLKGFRLPGEAQKIDRIMEKFAERYCADNPGLFKNADIAYVLAYAVIMLNTDAHNPMVWPKMTKADFVRMNSVSDAEECAPKELLEEIYDSIVLEEIKMKNDISGLGNSKQRPETEEGGRLVSILNLALPKRKSATDTKTESEQIVKQTQALFKNQGTKRGIFHTAQQVELVRPMLEAVGWPLLAAFSVTMEEGDNKARVVLCMEGFKAGIHITRVLGMDTMRYAFLTSLVRFTFLHAPKDMRSKNVEALRTLLALCDMEIDCLQDTWNAILECVSRLEYITSSPTIAATVMQGSNQISRDSVLQSLRELAGKPAEQVFVNSVKLPSDSVVEFFTALCGVSAEELKQTPARVFSLQKLVEISYYNMARIRLVWARIWSVLAQHFIAAGSHHEEKIAMYAIDSLRQLGMKYLERAELTNFTFQNDILKPFVILMRNSRSETIRGLIVDCIVQMIKSKVGSIKSGWRSVFMIFTAAADDELESIVESAFENVEQVILEHFDQVVGDCFMDCVNCLIGFANNKSSPRISLKAIALLRICEDRLAEGLIPGGALRPVDVSLEASMDVTEHYWFPMLAGLSDLTLDPRSEVRNCALEVLFDLLNERGHKFSSAFWESIFHRVLFPIFDHVRHAGRDGFTSAGDEWLRETSIHSLQLLCNLFNTFYTEVCFMLPPLLGLLLDCAKKTDQNVVSISLGALVHLIEVGGHQFSDNDWDTLLRSIRDAAYTTQPLELLNSLGFENSKHQNLVKMGSDTIRADTSSFQVDHYDSNGGQRLSNEQTFDSGTSGKDPSTVNSVDNHKDIKLQNNLEEAEGGVETPAANAAYQQSQSFGQRFMGNMMDNLLLRSFTSRSKSRGEETLIPSSPMKISDSVEPVPNDDENSPSLETVRGKCITQLLLLGALDSIQTRYWSRLKTPQKIAIMDILLSLLEFAASYNSSSNLRARMHHIPTDRPPLNLLRQEIKGASIYLDILHKSTTNIEEPVVSNDQQMEAVENNSTYGHSANDDEQLKSLAEQKLVSFCSEILKEASDLQPSTGDAASADVHRVLDLRAPVIIKVLKGMSIMNSQIFRKHMREFYPLITKLVCCDQMDVRGALGDLFSTQLTPLLP, encoded by the exons ATGGCGGGCGCTGCCGGGGGTTTTGTGACCCGCTCCTTTGAGTCGATGCTCAAGGAGTGCTCCGGAAAGAAGTATGGCACGCTTCAGAAGGCTATTCAGACGTACCTTG ATAGTGCCAAGGAGATCAGGCAAGAGTCCAATTTAAGCAATGCAAATCAAGCGGTAACTGAAGATAAGAG CACTGAAAGAAGAGAagcagagaaagagaaaaatgatgCATCTGATGAGCAGTCTATTTCAGCAACTGGAGAGATTGAAACTCTCACAGAAACTCAGGAGATTAGAGAACCTATTACAACTGCTTTAGCTTCTGCTGGGCACACCTTAGAAGCGAGTCAAGCTGAACTTGTGCTACAACCTCTAAGACTTGCTTTTGAGTCAAAGAATATAAAACTTGTGGAGCCTGCTCTGGACTGTCTTCAT AAACTCATCGCATATGATCATTTAGAAGGTGATCCTGGATTAGAAGGTGGTAAAAACTCTCCATTATTTACAGACATTCTCAGCATGGTTTGTGGTAGTGTTGACAATCTTTCGTCTGATAG TACCATTTTGCAAGTCTTGAAAGTGCTTCTTACTGCTGTAGCATCAATGAAATTCAGAG TTCATGGGGAGCCTTTACTTGGGGTGATTAGAATCTGCTATAACATTGCTCTTAACAG CAAGAGTCCTATAAATCAGGCAACCTCAAAGGCAATGTTGACCCAAATGATCAGCATAGTGTTCAGGAGAATGGAATCTGACCAG GTTCCCATATTATCTTCTAGCGGTCCTGGTCACAGTGAACCTGCTTCTGCTAGCTCCATACAATCAAATAATGGAGAGATATCTGTggatgaacaagaagaaaagaatatcaCTCTAGGAGATGCATTATCCATGAACCGTGAGAAAGGCACACCTGCATCTGTTGAGGAACTTCAGAACTTAGCTGGTGGTGCTGACATCAAG GGTTTAGAGGCTGTCCTTGACAAGGCTGTGCATCTTGAAAATGGGGTGAAAATTGCACG AGGGATTGATCTTGAGAGCATGAACATTGGTCATCGAGATGCTTTATTGCTTTTTCGCACCCTTTGCAAG ATGGGAATgaaggaagaaagtgatgagGTTACTACAAAGACAAGGCTTTTGTCTCTTGAGCTTTTGCAG GGTTTGTTGGAGGGAGTGAGCCAATCATTTACCAAGAATTTTCACTTCATCGATTCTGTTAAAGCATATCTTTCTTATGCTTTATTGCGAGCTTCTGTGTCTTCCTCCCCTGTTGTTTTCCAG CATGCAACTGGAATTTTCACTGTACTATTACTTCGATTTAGGGAAAGCCTTAAG GGTGAAATTGGCATTTTCTTCCCTATAATAATCTTAAGATCCTTGGATGGGTCTGATAGCAGTCTTAGCCAAAGGACAAGTGTTCTTCG GATGCTTGAGAAAGTGTGTAAGGATCCACAAATGCTTGCAGATATATTTGTCAACTATGATTGTGATATTGATGCACCAAACCTCTTTGAACGCATG GTTAATGGTTTGTCAAGAATAGCACAAGGGACGTTAAGTGCAGATCCTAACTCTGTTACTGCTTCTCAAACTGCCTCTATTAAAGGTTCATCCCTTCAG TGCCTGGTCAATGTGCTCAAGTCACTTGTTGACTGGGAGAAGCTAAGAGGAGAATCTAAAAAGCATGGCAACATTACCAAGTCTCCTGCAGAGAAAGCGTTCGCTCAGGAATCTGATGAATTGAAAAACAGGGAAGATGGACCTAATCAGTTCCAGAAGGCTAAAGCTCATAAATCTACAATGGAAGCTGCAATGTCTGAG TTCAACAGAAAGCCAGTGAAGGGAATAGAATGTTTGTTGTCTAATAAATTGGTTGAAAACTCAGCTTCTTCAGTGGCACAATTCTTGAAGAATACTCCTAGCCTAGATAAG GCCATGATTGGGGAATATCTGGGTCAGCATGAGGAGTTTCCGCTTGCTGTCATGCATGCTTATGTCGATTCCATGAAATTTACAGGGTTAAAGTTTGATACTGCGATTCGTGAGTTTCTCAAGGGTTTTCGACTTCCTGGGGAAGCCCAGAAGATTGATAGGATCATGGAGAAGTTTGCTGAGCG TTACTGTGCTGACAATCCTGGACTTTTCAAGAATGCTGATATTGCATATGTTCTTGCTTATGCCGTTATCATGTTGAATACTGATGCACATAATCCAATGGTGTGGCCTAAAATGACCAAGGCTGATTTTGTACGTATGAACTCTGTAAGTGATGCAGAAGAATGTGCCCCCAAGGAACTCCTTGAGGAGATATATGATTCTATAGTTCTGGAAGAGATAAAAATGAAGAATGATATATCTGGACTGGGAAACAGCAAGCAAAGGCCAGAAACAGAGGAGGGAGGCCGCCTTGTCAGTATTCTTAATCTGGCACTTCCTAAAAGGAAATCAGCGACTGATACTAAGACAGAGAGTGAACAGATTGTTAAGCAAACACAGGCTCTTTTCAAAAATCAAGGGACAAAAAGGGGTATTTTCCATACTGCCCAGCAGGTTGAACTTGTTAGGCCAATGCTTGAAGCTGTAGGTTGGCCTTTGCTCGCAGCATTTTCTGTTACCATGGAGGAAGGAGATAACAAGGCAAGGGTTGTTCTTTGTATGGAGGGTTTCAAAGCTGGTATTCATATTACTCGTGTTCTAGGGATGGACACAATGCGTTATGCATTTTTGACATCATTAGTAAG ATTTACATTCCTTCATGCTCCAAAGGATATGCGCAGTAAAAATGTGGAGGCATTGCGTACTTTGCTTGCTCTATGTGACATGGAGATAGATTGCTTACAAGACACTTGGAATGCCATTTTGGAATGTGTTTCAAGGCTCGAATATATTACTTCCAGTCCAACAATTGCAGCAACTGTGATGCAGGGGTCTAATCAAATTTCTCGGGATTCAGTTCTACAATCTCTCAGAGAACTAGCTGGCAAACCTGCTGAACAAGTTTTTGTGAATAGTGTGAAATTGCCTAGTGATTCTGTCGTAGAATTTTTCACTGCTTTATGTGGTGTTTCTGCTGAGGAACTGAAACAAACTCCAGCTCGGGTCTTCAGCTTACAGAAACTGGTTGAGATTAGCTACTATAACATGGCTCGTATACGCCTG GTGTGGGCTAGAATATGGTCTGTCTTAGCCCAACATTTCATTGCAGCTGGTAGCCACCATGAGGAAAAAATTGCCATGTATGCAATTGACTCACTGAGGCAACTTGGCATGAAGTATCTGGAGCGTGCTGAGCTCACAAACTTCACCTTCCAGAATGATATTTTAAAACCTTTTGTCATACTTATGCGAAATAGTCGCAGTGAGACCATTCGCGGTCTTATTGTTGACTGTATTGTTCAG ATGATAAAATCAAAGGTTGGTAGCATTAAATCAGGTTGGCGGAGTGTCTTTATGATTTTTACTGCAGCTGCTGATGATGAGTTGGAATCAATTGTTGAGAGTGCGTTTGAAAATGTAGAGCAAG TTATCTTGGAGCACTTTGATCAAGTTGTTGGTGATTGTTTTATGGATTGTGTGAACTGTCTCATTGGTTTTGCCAATAACAAAAGCTCTCCCAGAATTAGTTTAAAGGCTATTGCTCTTCTCCGTATATGTGAAGACCGTCTTGCAGAG GGTCTTATACCAGGTGGTGCGTTGAGACCTGTCGATGTTTCTTTGGAGGCTAGCATGGATGTAACTGAGCATTACTGGTTTCCAATGTTGGCTGGCTTATCTGATTTGACTTTAGATCCTAGATCAGAAGTTCGGAACTGTGCTCTTgaagttttgtttgatttgttgaaTGAGAGAGGCCACAAGTTCTCATCAGCTTTCTGGGAAAGTATTTTTCATCGTGTCCTTTTTCCCATTTTTGATCATGTAAGACATGCTGGAAGGGATGGTTTTACTTCTGCTGGGGATGAATGGCTTCGGGAAACTAGCATCCACTCTCTTCAGTTGCTTTGCAATCTATTCAATACCTTCTACACG GAGGTTTGTTTCATGCTTCCACCATTGCTTGGTTTGCTTCTTGATTGTGCCAAGAAGACAGACCAAAATGTTGTTTCAATCTCTCTTGGCGCTTTGGTCCATCTCATAGAGGTTGGCGGACATCAATTTAGTGACAATGACTGGGATACTCTCCTAAGGAGCATAAG AGATGCTGCATACACAACTCAACCCCTTGAACTTCTCAATTCGTTGGGATTCGAAAATTCAAAGCACCAAAACTTGGTGAAAATGGGTTCAGATACTATTAGAGCTGATACTTCTTCCTTTCAAGTTGATCATTATGATAGTAATGGTGGTCAAAGATTGTCCAATGAACAAACTTTTGACAGTGGGACATCTGGCAAGGATCCAAGCACAGTGAACTCAGTTGATAACCATAAAGATATAAAACTTCAGAATAACCTTGAGGAAGCTGAAG GTGGTGTAGAAACACCTGCTGCAAATGCTGCGTACCAACAGAGTCAATCTTTTGGCCAACGGTTTATGGGGAATATGATGGACAACCTTTTGCTTAGAAGCTTTACTTCTAGGTCTAAAAGCCGTGGAGAAGAAACTCTCATTCCATCTTCACCTATGAAG ATTTCTGATTCTGTTGAGCCTGTCCCCAATGATGATGAAAATAGTCCATCACTGGAAACGGTTAGGGGTAAATGCATCACTCAATTGCTATTGCTTGGTGCGCTAGATAGCATACAG ACAAGATACTGGAGCAGGTTGAAAACTCCTCAAAAAATTGCAATAATGGACATCTTACTTTCACTTTTGGAGTTTGCTGCTTCATACAATTCATCTTCAAATCTTAGAGCAAGGATGCACCATATACCTACTGATAG GCCTCCTTTGAATCTTCTACGTCAAGAAATTAAAGGAGCTTCCatttatttggatattttacACAAATCTACCACAAATATTGAAGAACCTGTGGTCTCAAACGACCAACAAATGGAAGCAGTAGAGAATAATTCCACCTACGGTCATTCTGCTAATGATGATGAACAGCTTAAAAGCTTAGCAGAACAGAAGCTAGTTTCTTTCTGCAGCGAGATTCTTAAAGAGGCTTCTGATCTACAGCCTAGCACTGGGGATGCTGCTAGTGCAGATGTACATAGAGTTCTTGACTTAAGAGCTCCAGTTATCATTAAG GTACTCAAGGGAATGTCCATCATGAATAGTCAAATATTTAGGAAGCATATGAGGGAGTTTTATCCATTGATCACGAAGCTTGTCTGTTGTGATCAG ATGGACGTTCGTGGAGCTCTTGGCGATCTTTTCAGCACTCAGCTCACTCCTCTTCTGCCGTAG